From Camelina sativa cultivar DH55 chromosome 20, Cs, whole genome shotgun sequence, the proteins below share one genomic window:
- the LOC104771332 gene encoding peroxidase 64 — protein sequence MNAHFLNLLLIVVLVVSLDVQALSPHYYDHSCPQADHIVTNAVKKAMSNDKTVPAALLRMHFHDCFVRGCDGSVLLDSKGKNKAEKDGPPNISLHAFYVIDNAKKALEEQCAGIVSCADILSLAARDAVALSGGPTWEVPKGRKDGRISKAIETRQLPAPTFNISQLRQNFGQRGLSMHDLVVLSGGHTLGFAHCSSFQNRLHNFNTQKEVDPTLNPSFASRLEGVCPAHNTVKNAGATMDATVSSFDNIYYKMLMQGKSLFSSDEALLAVPSTKKLVAKYASSNEEFERAFVKSMIKMSSISGNGNEVRLDCRRAR from the exons ATGAATGCACATTTCCTCAATCTCCTTCTCATTGTCGTCTTAGTGGTTTCTTTAGACGTCCAAGCACTCAGTCCTCACTACTACGACCATTCATGTCCACAAGCTGACCACATTGTCACCAATGCAGTCAAGAAAGCCATGTCAAACGACAAAACAGTTCCTGCTGCGCTCTTGAGGATGCATTTCCACGACTGTTTCGTCAGA GGATGTGATGGGTCAGTTCTATTAGACTCCAAGGGGaagaacaaagcagagaaagatgGACCTCCTAACATCTCACTCCATGCGTTTTATGTGATTGACAATGCAAAGAAGGCATTAGAAGAGCAATGTGCCGGTATCGTCTCTTGTGCCGACATTCTTTCACTCGCTGCAAGAGACGCTGTCGCTCTT TCAGGAGGGCCTACATGGGAAGTGCCGAAAGGGAGAAAAGATGGAAGAATATCAAAGGCAATAGAAACAAGACAACTACCAGCTCCTACTTTCAACATCTCTCAACTACGTCAAAATTTTGGCCAAAGAGGCCTCTCTATGCATGATCTTGTTGTTCTCTCTG GGGGACATACGCTAGGTTTCGCCCACTGCTCATCGTTCCAGAATAGGCTCCACAACTTCAACACACAAAAGGAGGTTGATCCAACACTAAACCCATCGTTCGCATCAAGGTTAGAGGGAGTATGTCCAGCCCACAACACGGTGAAGAATGCTGGAGCGACCATGGATGCAACCGTATCATCATTCGACAATATATACTACAAGATGCTTATGCAAGGCAAGTCACTATTCTCATCCGACGAAGCACTTCTCGCGGTGCCCTCTACTAAGAAACTAGTGGCAAAGTACGCGAGTTCCAACGAAGAGTTCGAGAGGGCTTTTGTGAAATCCATGATCAAGATGAGTAGTATCAGTGGGAATGGTAATGAGGTCAGACTTGACTGCAGAAGGGCTCGCTAG
- the LOC104771334 gene encoding SKP1-like protein 1B yields the protein MSTVRKITLKSSDGENFEIDEAVALESQTIKHMIEDDCADNGIPLPNVTSKILSKVIEYCKKHVEAAAKSETAVSTAATTTVASGSSDEDLKTWDSEFIKVDQGTLFDLILAANYLNIKGLLDLTCQTVADMIKGKTPDEIRKTFNIKNDFTPEEEEEVRRENQWAFE from the exons ATGTCGACGGTGAGGAAAATCACTCTAAAGAGCTCCGATGGCGAAAACTTCGAAATTGACGAAGCGGTGGCGCTAGAGTCACAAACCATCAAGCATATGATTGAAGATGACTGTGCTGATAACGGTATCCCTCTCCCAAATGTCACCAGCAAGATCCTTTCCAAGGTGATTGAGTACTGCAAAAAGCATGTCGAAGCTGCTGCCAAATCCGAAACCGCCGTTTCTACTGCTGCTACTACTACCGTCGCGTCTGGTTCTAGTGATGAGGATCTGAAGACTTGGGATTCTGAGTTTATAAAAGTTGACCAGGGCACTCTCTTCGATCTCATCCTG GCTGCTAACTACCTAAATATCAAGGGGTTGTTGGACTTGACCTGCCAGACAGTAGCTGATATGATTAAAGGGAAAACCCCAGATGAAATCCGCAAGACGTTCAACATTAAGAACGACTTCAcgccagaggaagaagaagaggttcgtCGTGAGAATCAGTGGGCGTTTGAATGA